A genomic stretch from Etheostoma cragini isolate CJK2018 chromosome 8, CSU_Ecrag_1.0, whole genome shotgun sequence includes:
- the si:ch211-272n13.3 gene encoding ankyrin repeat domain-containing protein 26 isoform X4 has protein sequence MKKIFSFTKKKKHPSGTPDNGSVLSVGYELKEKDLGKVHKAASVGDLAKLKQLAKKNDINQLDKENRTALHIACASGHVEVVQFLVESKAKLNLCDNQNRSALMKAVQCQHEHCVSILVENHADPNLVDINGNTALHLAANIPSISTTVLLLEHGADINAQNKEGFTPLTVSVREDHIDMAEFLLKEGASVNFMDQGQRSPLMIAAGNGQISMLRLLLRFDADITLKDTKGWSADDYAVMNGHHPCSLLIIEHSTQRKDGSPLSHQGQRKKKTKQLLGSPFQDVEAGFSLGGPATDKDDFEDNSQSESLSRVSKSAADEWASSEDENESVLIEKKPPKVNLRKMIASKMREASALSDRSLSGTESEPESENRVQTIASLPKASPSSKVPQRPVDPSPTSFLPKAPQMTSSPLPSSGKKEDSTQDEDDDNDQEEERDEETKEEDSVSDENDQPEDSGESLDATLPVPETDVSKDKKRDFLSELGLEKGEEEQDSWDSESHSENLNMTHKEKQSLHTQDQEEMATVEEEIKENLFYIPSFLRGDGGNRMAVLEPWTSVGRPRGNQGEVENDDNGDDKGGEHADEDDTIQKKTEKAKWKPLRVLSKLEGDNEQKTDLMEELGLGDVDDLEAQKADASDWDSASTTSKRTLPSRRMPSPGIEEFPECSSPSVKEQDEVIAPAAPLTPQRSINSNKTLPSTPHQPAPQPQPRARKMVLQKSESEEESDWEPDNVASTCNTAKIDNQLQNIAELQAVVTPGSPELSPMARDSKSNLEPVKQQQKEIDEAVDTCQLDLNPCPSDHVDSDGGEKDNDFVYERSPAERSKGGYVPWENRYEKLWVEVEKREVKSTFKNVAGELKEKFGELLKSRHSTEEEQATADFTATEEESSDEDEEGEVIVRPMARARNTVLLTIPEQRESGLEDSVTESTDNSLCENLIQVCEPLASESIMCPEPYLLPDDILEESLSPQLATAQKDSSLSPVTTTFTDNHTVPTLDGDLSTFLKDVAKLGPFHKPHLDPIWKDNNANGDEAEKNNRSSEEDPEELITSHPPSLSRRSASIQGVSDEELEEDMERFKLEVGRETTRTAMRVHKLSTSWDTGGTPLEEVSPGKPETRARAIYQEQQPVATKSTNGAPVQLHLPLQQSCNSNRQEGQAVEETLQLELVRGARRSGAPQTNTHVNGDPLSVFDDSTLSEVSDDEGRFPTSGKQKTENTEVEMAEDFDELTQSSDTATDDIDSPTSGYRHASLLIQKLDSATLDSRSMVKLQNIFHEYERSIQKARSRHGYLADKVSHLEMERAELKTSLEEVKDVKSALERNQLELQTEVTNLKFQLKQEQENSRNATMMYNTTRDKLRRMEEQHQLEVQERQKVELTLRNLELEMRTLVSNVKQLEEDHSESQRLLAQERSARTLQENLLNSHLRKQQEIEDENKRNMSKSNEALSQLTEASDRERELLQQTATLQEQLTSLRTDLEHLQANSSLKESHLLEENEALKEQLEDARRDLKLNSEALTQTVFNCNNQVTTLKSELAMTTTRLENERQTREALDAEVESTRTRLAGAIKEAELCRAANTDTERTLLREKDEHQRLKDRFTGEAASQREQVSSLSQKLAKAETRANSMENEVYRATLQLTEKGLLLEVLQREKDQAALRVKELEAALQAERELVSRAGARQEAVQERLAQTQSECMLLRQQLEEAQNKGVAKDHAVTDAQERFSDILSKLHSDSEERVHLVEERNKELASKAADLRDQIYKLEEEKSERETSVRQLQQELADSLKKLSMSEASLEVNTRYRNDLEEEKARLFKDLDRLKGKLEESEDQYMQAERRINSLKSCLEEREKQLTTAAQKQQEVLSASAAADTTIKQLEEAMQRLEIENARLEAAAKQQSNKIDALQKGAQESAMLSDRSPGGGVGIVDVRGHLEDLVTNLQSSKMTLEDQLSREVQKQSMLSHTAQDSQALWEEELKSRSKLGLRLAELEKEKGDLSTQMEIEKKKAKKIAEQKKAVDTRLDQEMKRNTELQKEMYRLRTVLKTAKKKLRDQDTGAAEFGFPMNSLREDTGRHSQAEGALARLKEKVDDLQMQLEKEGSRRSQLEKVNGDLKDQLSSLKSLSRSNEHLERGKRQLEEEVLDLRRRMEAVQMEQSQVEQYRHDAEERARQEIQQKLEQVNIFLQSQAASQEALDQIKAANETSLRSQLEQKIRELEGELGRARATHHDSLSQKESTRTELERYRQLYTEELRSRKSLTAKLERANSRLAEANSKLLNERSRSLITSSIANGSLGGPSLDLGSLGSPAQYGTTLGPLNRSLGLGFSLLSPVTEGQNSRVEDYLAKMQTELDRNISKELNNATAELDSASARMSPVGSASRVELDPVSRATQQYLEVLKKNNMI, from the exons ATGAAGAAGATATTCAGCTTTactaagaaaaagaaacacccATCTGGTACTCCTGACAATGGGAGTGTGCTTTCTGTTGGCTATGAACTGAAAGAAAAGGACCTCGGGAAGGTTCACAAGGCTGCCTCAGTGGGAGATTTGGCAAAGCTGAAACAGCTTGCTAAAAAGAATGATATCAATCAACTTGACAAGGAGAACAG AACAGCACTTCATATTGCCTGTGCCAGTGGACATGTTGAGGTGGTGCAATTCCTTGTTGAGAGCAAAGCCAAGCTTAACCTATGTGACAATCAAAATAGATCTGCCTTAATGAAG GCAGTGCAATGCCAGCATGAGCACTGTGTGAGCATACTGGTGGAGAATCATGCCGACCCTAACCTGGTGGATATCAATGGCAATACAGCCCTACATTTAGCAGCAAATATCCCTTCCATTTCCACTACTGTCCTGTTGCTGGAGCATGGGGCTGACATCAATGCTCAAAATAAG GAGGGATTCACACCCCTGACTGTGTCAGTCCGTGAGGACCATATTGACATGGCTGAATTTCTCCTAAAGGAGGGTGCTAGTGTGAATTTTATGGACCAAGGCCAAAG GTCCCCGTTAATGATAGCTGCTGGAAACGGACAAATCAGTATGTTGCGGCTGCTCTTGCGGTTTGACGCGGATATCACACTAAAGGATACCAAAGGATGGTCAGCTGATGACTACGCAGTGATGAATGGGCATCATCC TTGTTCTCTCCTGATAATTGAGCACAGTACCCAGAGGAAAGATGGCTCCCCCCTATCACATCAAGgtcagaggaaaaagaagacaaaacagCTGTTGGGCAGTCCTTTCCAAGATGTTGAAGCTGGCTTCTCTTTGGGAGGACCAGCCACTGACAAAGATG ATTTTGAAGACAATTCTCAGTCGGAGTCACTAAGTCG GGTTTCAAAAAGTGCTGCAGATGAATGGGCTTCATCAGAAGATGAAAATGAATCAGTTTTAATTGAAAAG AAACCACCGAAGGTAAACCTACGGAAAATGATTGCATCTAAAATGAGAGAAG CTTCTGCACTGTCTGACAGATCCTTGAGTGGTACAGAATCTGAGCCAGAGAGTGAGAATAGAGTCCAGACAATTGCATCCCTCCCAAAGGCTTCACCATCCAGCAAAGTTCCACAGCGCCCAGTAGATCCCTCTCccacttccttccttcctaaAGCACCCCAGATGACTTCTAGCCCTCTTCCAAGCTCCGGAAAG AAAGAAGATTCCACtcaggatgaggatgatgataatgaccaagaggaggagagggatgaggagacaaaagaagaagacagcGTCTCGGATGAAAATGATCAACCTGAAGATAGTGGAGAGTCCCTAGACGCCACCTTACCTGTTCCTGAGACAGATGTCTCTAAAGATAAGAAAAGAG ATTTCCTGTCTGAGCTGGGTCttgagaagggagaggaggagcaggatTCTTGGGACTCTGAG tccCACTCTGAAAACCTCAATATGACACATAAAGAGAAACAAAGCTTGCACACTCAGGATCAAGAAGAGATGGCCACTGTTGAAGAAGAGATTAAAGAAA ACTTGTTTTATATTCCCTCTTTTTTAAGAGGGGATGGAGGCAATAGGATGGCAGTCCTAGAGCCTTGGACAAGTGTAGGCAGGCCAAGAGGCAACCAGGGAGAGG TTGAAAACGACGACAATGGTGATGATAAAGGAGGCGAACATGCTGATGAAGATGATACTATACAGAAAAAG ACTGAGAAGGCAAAATGGAAACCACTTCGTGTTTTGAGCAAACTTGAAGGAGATAACGAACAAAAGACCG ACTTAATGGAAGAGCTGGGTCTGGGTGATGTTGATGATCTTGAAG CCCAAAAAGCAG ATGCATCAGACTGGGACTCAGCCAGCACTACCAGTAAGAGAACCTTGCCCAGCCGCAGAATGCCCTCCCCTGGAATTgaggagttcccagaatgctccTCTCCATCTGTCAAAGAGCAGGATGAAGTCATTGCTCCAGCAGCCCCCCTGACACCTCAGAGGAGCATTAACTCCAACAAGACATTGCCCAGCACACCCCATCAACCTGCGCCGCAACCACAGCCTCGAGCAAGGAAGATGGTGCTTCAGAAATCAGAGAGTGAAGAAG AATCAGATTGGGAACCAGACAATGTGGCGTCCACTTGCAACACAGCCAAGATTGACAATCAGCTGCAAAACATAGCTGAGCTTCAGGCAGTGGTTACACCAG GTTCCCCTGAGCTCTCACCAATGGCAAGAGACAGTAAAAGTAATCTAGAGCCTGTAAAGCAGCAACAAAAG GAGATAGATGAGGCAGTAGATACATGCCAGTTAGATCTGAACCCATGTCCATCTGACCATGTGGACTCTGACGGTGGAGAAAAGGATAATGACTTTGTATATGAGCGCAGTCCTGCAGAAAGAAGTAAAGGGGGTTATGTACCGTGGGAGAATCGCTACGAGAAGCTCTGGGTTGAGGTGGAGAAAAGGGAGGTCAAATCCACTTTCAAGAATGTTGCTGGTGAATTAAAAGAGAAGTTTGGAGAACTGCTCAAATCAAGACATTCTACAGAAGAAGAACAGGCCACGGCTGACTTTACTGCTACAGAAGAAGAGTcaagtgatgaagatgaagaagggGAAGTCATTGTGCGCCCCATGGCCAGAGCGAGGAATACCGTCCTTCTCACTATACCTGAGCAGAGGGAGTCTGGACTAGAAGACTCTGTGACGGAGTCAACTGACAACTCCTTATGCGAGAACTTGATACAGGTCTGTGAGCCCCTGGCTAGTGAGAGCATCATGTGTCCAGAGCCATATCTACTACCTGATGATATTTTGGAGGAGTCTCTTTCACCTCAACTCGCCACAGCACAAAAAGACAGCAGCTTATCACCTGTTACCACAACATTTACTGATAATCACACCGTACCCACGTTGGATGGAGACCTGAGCACATTCTTAAAAGATGTGGCCAAACTAGGGCCATTCCACAAACCACATCTGGACCCCATCTGGAaggacaacaatgctaatggtGATGAagctgagaaaaacaacaggagCTCAGAAGAGGATCCTGAAGAACTTATCACGTCTCATCCCCCCTCACTAAGCAGACGTTCAGCATCTATCCAAGGTGTTTCTGATGAGGAGCTGGAAGAAGACATGGAAAGATTTAAACTTGAG GTTGGCAGGGAGACAACAAGGACTGCTATGCGAGTGCACAAATTAAGTACTTCCTGGGATACTGGTGGAACACCATTGGAAGAAGTGAGTCCTGGGAAACCTGAGACCAGAGCAAGAGCAATTTACCAGGAACAGCAACCTGTGGCCACCAAGAG CACCAACGGGGCACCAGTGCAATTGCATCTCCCACTCCAGCAGAGCTGCAATAGCAACAGACAGGAGGGCCAAGCTGTAGAGGAGACCTTACAGCTGGAGCTGGTCAGAGGGGCCCGGCGCAGCGGAGCCCCTCAGACCAACACTCATGTCAATGGAgatcctctctctgtgtttgatGATAGCACTTTAAGTGAAGTGTCGGACGATGAAGGAAG GTTTCCAACCAGTGGGAAACAGAAAACTGAG AACACTGAAGTTGAGATGGCAGAAGACTTTGATGAACTCACTCAGTCATCCGACACAGCCACAGATGACATTGACTCTCCCACTTCAGGCTATCGTCACGCATCCCTCCTCATTCAGAAGCTGGACTCAGCCACTTTGG ACTCGAGAAGCATGGTGAAACTGCAGAACATTTTCCATGAATATGAGCGCTCCATCCAAAAGGCAAGGAGTCGCCATGGGTACCTGGCAGACAAGGTGAGCCAtttggagatggagagggcGGAGTTGAAGACTTCTTTGGAGGAAGTTAAAGATGTTAAATCTGCCTTGGAGCGCAACCAGCTGGAACTGCAGACTGAAGTCACAAACCTCAA ATTTCAGCTGAAACAAGAGCAGGAAAATAGCCGCAATGCCACCATGATGTACAACACAACCCGAGATAAGCTCAGGAGGATGGAGGAGCAGCATCAGCTGGAGGTTCAGGAGAGACAAAAGGTGGAGCTCACCCTCAGGAATCTGGAGCTGGAGATGAGAACACTGGTCAGCAACGTTAAACAG CTTGAAGAGGACCACAGTGAAAGCCAGAGACTGCTGGCCCAGGAGCGCAGTGCTCGGACGCTGCAGGAGAATCTGCTCAACAGCCATCTCCGTAAACAGCAAGAGATAGAGGACGAGAACAAAAGAAACATGAGCAAAAGCAATGAG GCTTTGTCCCAGCTCACTGAAGCCAGTGACAGGGAGAGGGAGTTGCTCCAGCAGACTGCTACCTTGCAGGAGCAACTGACCAGCCTGAGAACAGACCTTGAACATTTGCAGGCCAACAGCAGTCTTAAAGAGAGCCATCTTTTGGAAGAGAACGAGGCCCTCAAGGAACAGCTAGAAGACGCTCGTCGAGATCTCAAACTCAACAGTGAAGCCCTGACCCAAACTGTCTTCAACTGCAATAACCAGGTGACCACCCTGAAGTCTGAGTTAGCTATGACAACAACCCGGTTGGAAAATGAGCGGCAGACTCGCGAAGCACTGGATGCAGAGGTGGAGTCCACTCGTACCCGCCTGGCTGGAGCCATTAAGGAAGCCGAGCTTTGCCGGGCAgctaacacagacacagagagaactCTGCTCCGGGAGAAAGATGAACACCAGCGTCTTAAAGACAGATTCACAG gtgAAGCAGCCAGTCAACGCGAGCAAGTCAGCAGCCTGTCACAGAAGCTTGCCAAGGCAGAGACTCGTGCAAACAGCATGGAAAATGAAGTTTATAGGGCGACACTTCAGTTGACGGAGAAGGGCCTGCTGCTGGAGgtcctgcagagagagaaggacCAGGCAGCTTTACGCGTCAAAGAGTTAGAAGCGGCTCTGCAGGCCGAGAGAGAGCTGGTCAGCCGTGCCGGAGCACGCCAAGAGGCCGTGCAGGAGCGACTTGCCCAAACCCAGAGTGAGTGCATGCTACTGCGGCAACAGCTAGAGGAGGCCCAAAACAAAGGTGTTGCAAAGGATCATGCTGTTACAGATGCCCAAGAGCGCTTCAGTGACATTCTGTCCAAGCTGCACTCTGACAGCGAAGAGAGAGTACATCTAGTGgaggagagaaataaagagctTGCCAGTAAGGCTGCTGATCTTCGAGATCAGATCTACAAGTTAGAGGAAGAGAAGAGCGAAAGAGAG ACAAGTGTAaggcagctgcagcaggagctAGCCGACTCACTCAAGAAGCTGTCAATGAGTGAAGCTTCTCTGGAGGTCAACACACGCTATCGCAATGACCTGGAAGAGGAGAAGGCTCGGCTCTTTAAAGACTTGGACAGGCTCAAAGGAAAG CTGGAGGAAAGCGAAGACCAGTATATGCAAGCTGAGAGACGTATTAACAGTCTAAAGAGCTGTCTGGAGGAAAGGGAGAAGCAACTCACCACTGCTGCTCAGAAACAGCAGGAGGTGCTGTCCGCCTCAGCAGCTGCTGACACCACCATCAAACAGCTGGAGGAAGCTATGCAAAG GCTCGAGATAGAGAACGCCCGGCTAGAAGCTGCTGCAAAGCAACAATCCAACAAAATTGATGCACTTCAGAAAGGGGCTCAGGAATCTGCCATG CTATCTGATCGCTCGCCTGGAGGAGGGGTTGGTATTGTGGAT GTCAGAGGTCATCTGGAGGACTTGGTCACAAACCTCCAAAGCAGTAAGATGACTTTGGAAGACCAACTCAGTCGAGAG GTCCAGAAGCAAAGCATGCTGTCTCACACAGCCCAGGACTCGCAGGCCTTGTGGGAGGAGGAACTGAAGAGCCGCTCTAAGTTAGGATTGCGCCTGGCAGAgcttgaaaaggaaaaaggagacCTGAGCACCCAG ATGgaaatagaaaagaagaaagccaAGAAAATAGCAGAGCAGAAAAAGGCTGTGGACACCCGGCTGGATCaagagatgaagagaaacacagagctccaaaaagaaatgtacag GTTGCGTACTGTATTGAAGACTGCAAAGAAGAAATTGCGGGATCAGGACACTGGTGCAGCAGAATTCGGCTTTCCCATGAACAGTCTACGGGAGgacacaggcagacacagcCAAGCAGAGGGTGCCCTTGCACGATTGAAAGAAAAG GTCGATGATCTACAGATGCAACTGGAGAAGGAAGGGTCCCGTCGCAGCCAGCTAGAGAAGGTGAACGGAGACCTTAAGGATCAGCTGTCTTCCCTAAAGAGCTTGAGCCGCAGTAACGAGCACCTGGAGAGGGGAAAGAGGCAGCTTGAGGAGGAAGTGCTGGACCTGAGACGCCGAATGGAGGCTGTTCAGATGGAGCAGAGCCAGGTGGAACAGTACCGCCATGATGCAGAGGAGCGGGCCCGTCAGGAGATTCAACAGAAACTGGAGCAGGTCAACATCTTCCTGCAG TCGCAGGCAGCATCCCAGGAAGCATTAGATCAGATTAAAGCGGCCAATGAGACCAGCCTGCGTTCTCAGCTGGAGCAGAAGATCCGGGAGCTGGAGGGTGAACTGGGCCGGGCCCGCGCCACCCATCATGACAGCCTCAGTCAAAAAGAATCCACACGCACGGAGCTAGAGAGATACCGCCAGCTCTACACAGAGGAGCTGCGCAGCCGCAAGTCCCTGACTGCCAAACTAGAGAG GGCCAACAGTCGTCTAGCGGAAGCCAATTCTAAGTTGCTCAATGAGCGCAGCAGGTCTCTGATCACCAGCAGCATCGCAAACGGTAGCCTTGGAGGGCCCTCGCTGGACCTGGGCTCTTTGGGTTCCCCAGCACAATATGGGACCACACTGGGACCCCTCAACAGGAGCCTAGGCCTGGGATTCTCCCTCCTCAGCCCTGTTACTGAGGGGCAGAACAGCCGGGTGGAGGACTACCTTGCCAAG